The Pseudomonas azadiae genome contains a region encoding:
- a CDS encoding RluA family pseudouridine synthase: MPLSNIHILYQDAAVLVVNKPTLLLSVPGRADDNKDCLITRLQENGYPEARIVHRLDWETSGIILLARDADTHRELSRQFHDRETEKAYTALAWGQPELDSGGIDLPLRYDPPTKPRHVVDHEFGKHALTFWKVLERCGDWCRVELTPITGRSHQLRVHMLSIGHPLLGDGLYAHEQALAAWPRLCLHASMLSFTHPQSGERLRFECPAPF, translated from the coding sequence ATGCCGTTGTCCAACATCCATATCCTCTATCAGGATGCCGCCGTCCTGGTGGTGAACAAGCCGACCCTACTGCTCTCGGTGCCGGGTCGCGCCGATGACAACAAGGACTGCCTGATCACCCGCCTGCAGGAAAACGGCTACCCCGAAGCCCGCATTGTCCATCGCCTGGACTGGGAAACCTCGGGGATCATCCTGCTGGCCCGGGACGCCGATACCCATCGCGAACTGTCGCGCCAGTTTCATGACCGTGAAACCGAAAAAGCCTACACCGCCCTGGCTTGGGGCCAGCCGGAACTGGACAGCGGCGGCATCGATTTGCCGCTGCGCTACGACCCGCCGACCAAGCCACGGCATGTGGTGGACCATGAGTTCGGCAAGCATGCGCTGACGTTCTGGAAAGTGCTGGAGCGTTGCGGCGACTGGTGCCGTGTGGAGCTGACGCCGATTACCGGGCGTTCGCACCAATTGCGCGTGCATATGTTGTCCATCGGTCATCCGCTGCTGGGGGACGGGTTGTATGCCCATGAACAAGCCTTGGCTGCGTGGCCACGACTGTGCCTGCACGCAAGCATGTTGAGCTTCACCCATCCGCAAAGCGGCGAGCGCCTGCGCTTCGAGTGCCCTGCGCCGTTCTAA
- a CDS encoding M18 family aminopeptidase: protein MREALNQGLIDFLKASPTPFHATAAMAQRLDAAGYQRLDERETWTTEANGRYYLTRNDSSIIAFKLGRHSPLQGGIRLVGAHTDSPCLRVKPQPELQRQGFWQLGVEVYGGALLAPWFDRDLSLAGRVTFRRDGKVESQLIDFKLPIAIIPNLAIHLNREANQGWAINAQTELPPILAQFAGDERVDFRAVLTEQLAREHGLNADVVLDYELSFYDTQSAAVIGLNGDFIAGARLDNLLSCYAGLQALLTSDSEETCVLVCNDHEEVGSCSACGADGPMLEQTLRRLLPEGEEFVRTIQKSLLVSADNAHGVHPNYADKHDANHGPKLNAGPVIKVNSNQRYATNSETAGFFRHLCMAQEVPVQSFVVRSDMGCGSTIGPITASHLGVRTVDIGLPTFAMHSIRELCGSHDLAHLVKVLGAFYASHDLP, encoded by the coding sequence ATGCGCGAAGCGTTGAATCAAGGCCTGATCGACTTTCTCAAGGCCTCCCCTACTCCTTTTCATGCCACTGCCGCGATGGCCCAGCGCCTGGACGCGGCCGGTTACCAGCGCCTCGACGAGCGCGAAACCTGGACCACCGAAGCTAACGGCCGGTATTACCTGACCCGCAACGATTCCTCGATCATCGCCTTCAAGCTCGGCCGCCACTCGCCGCTGCAGGGCGGTATCCGCCTGGTCGGCGCCCACACCGACAGCCCATGCCTGCGGGTCAAGCCCCAGCCCGAGCTGCAACGCCAGGGCTTCTGGCAGTTGGGCGTGGAAGTCTACGGCGGCGCGCTGCTGGCGCCGTGGTTCGACCGCGACCTGTCCCTGGCCGGCCGCGTGACCTTCCGCCGCGACGGCAAGGTCGAAAGCCAGTTGATCGATTTCAAGCTGCCCATCGCTATCATCCCCAACCTGGCGATTCACCTGAACCGTGAAGCCAACCAGGGTTGGGCGATCAATGCGCAGACCGAACTGCCGCCGATCCTCGCGCAATTTGCCGGTGACGAGCGCGTGGACTTTCGCGCTGTGCTCACCGAGCAGTTGGCCCGCGAACACGGGCTGAACGCCGACGTGGTGCTCGACTACGAGCTGAGCTTCTACGATACCCAAAGTGCCGCGGTGATCGGCCTGAACGGCGACTTCATCGCCGGTGCGCGCCTGGACAACCTGCTGTCGTGCTACGCCGGCCTGCAAGCCCTGCTCACCAGCGACAGCGAAGAAACCTGCGTGCTGGTGTGCAACGACCACGAAGAAGTCGGCTCCTGCTCGGCCTGCGGCGCCGACGGCCCGATGCTCGAACAGACCCTGCGGCGCCTGTTGCCCGAAGGTGAAGAGTTCGTACGCACGATCCAGAAATCCCTGCTGGTGTCGGCGGACAACGCTCATGGCGTGCACCCCAACTATGCCGACAAGCACGACGCCAACCACGGCCCCAAGCTCAACGCGGGCCCGGTGATCAAGGTCAACAGCAACCAGCGTTACGCCACCAACAGCGAAACCGCCGGGTTCTTCCGCCATCTGTGCATGGCCCAGGAAGTACCGGTGCAAAGCTTCGTGGTGCGCAGCGACATGGGTTGCGGCTCGACCATCGGGCCGATCACCGCCAGCCACTTGGGTGTACGCACCGTGGACATCGGCCTGCCGACGTTTGCCATGCACTCCATCCGGGAGCTGTGCGGCAGCCATGACCTGGCACATCTGGTGAAGGTGTTGGGCGCGTTCTACGCGAGCCATGATTTGCCTTGA
- a CDS encoding mechanosensitive ion channel domain-containing protein, which produces MLSRLFALPCSLLIALLVLLPCAPAQAVGLPGMLGGGTKAQPQAEVPLGQSLDEVIKTLENDQQRTQLLSDLKKLRAATQKAQPAAELGVLGLIGSTLSGFEQQFSGADSPLGRWSNEVDLAKEELSALMLPAKEWLPIIFGFALILAVWSLLAAALIWLSHRVRERFGLPEELPQHPRTWDMVRFALRKLGPWLIALVITVYLSYALPSSLGKSLAMVLAYALVVGTCFSAICVIAFSVLDGPHRHRALYILRHQAFRPLWWIGSFAAFGEALSDPRLVQALGQHLSHTAATVANVMAALSTGVFILRFRRPIAHLIRNQPLSRRLTRRALSDTIEIIGSFWYIPALLLVGISLFATFVSAGDTSTALRQSLLCTVLLVLCMVINGLVRRHALKPQRGHKRHALYSERLKGFLYTLAHLAVWLVFIELGLRVWGLSLIRFTEGDGHEVSVKLFGLAGTLLFAWLIWILSDTAIHHALTRSRKGLANARAQTMMPLIRNVLFVTIFIIAAIVALANMGMNVTPLLAGAGVIGLAIGFGAQSLVADLITGLFIIIEDSLAIDDYVDVGGHLGTVEGLTIRTVRLRDIDGIVHTIPFSEIKSIKNYSREFGYAIFRVAIPYNMEIDDAIKLMRDVGQKMRNDPLQRRNIWSPLEIQGVESFESGSAILRARFKTAPIKQWEVSRAFNLSLKRQLDEAGLDLATPRLSVQVVTGAAGAGGKEKSVQ; this is translated from the coding sequence GTGCTTTCCCGTCTGTTCGCCCTGCCCTGCTCGCTATTGATTGCCCTGCTCGTACTGCTGCCGTGCGCCCCTGCCCAAGCCGTCGGCTTGCCCGGCATGCTGGGCGGCGGCACCAAGGCTCAACCCCAGGCCGAGGTGCCGTTGGGCCAGTCGTTGGACGAGGTCATCAAGACCTTGGAGAACGACCAGCAGCGCACCCAATTGCTGAGCGACCTGAAGAAGCTGCGCGCGGCCACGCAAAAAGCCCAGCCCGCCGCAGAGCTGGGGGTGCTGGGGCTGATCGGCAGTACGCTGTCGGGCTTTGAGCAGCAGTTTTCCGGTGCCGACAGCCCGCTGGGGCGCTGGTCCAACGAGGTCGACCTGGCCAAGGAAGAGCTCAGTGCGCTGATGCTGCCGGCCAAGGAATGGCTGCCGATCATTTTCGGTTTTGCCCTGATCCTGGCGGTCTGGAGCCTGCTCGCCGCTGCGCTGATCTGGTTGAGCCACCGCGTGCGCGAACGTTTCGGCCTGCCCGAGGAATTGCCGCAGCACCCACGCACCTGGGACATGGTGCGTTTCGCCCTGCGCAAACTGGGCCCCTGGCTGATCGCCCTGGTGATCACCGTGTACCTGAGCTACGCCCTGCCCTCGTCCCTGGGCAAGTCCCTGGCGATGGTATTGGCCTATGCGCTGGTGGTCGGCACCTGCTTCTCCGCCATCTGCGTGATTGCCTTTTCCGTGCTCGACGGCCCCCATCGCCATCGCGCGTTGTACATCCTGCGTCACCAGGCGTTCCGCCCTCTCTGGTGGATCGGCAGTTTTGCCGCCTTCGGTGAAGCCCTGAGCGATCCCAGGCTGGTACAAGCCCTTGGGCAACACCTGTCCCACACCGCCGCGACCGTGGCCAATGTGATGGCAGCTTTATCGACCGGCGTGTTCATCCTGCGTTTCCGTCGCCCCATCGCTCACCTGATCCGCAACCAGCCGTTGTCACGCCGCCTCACGCGCCGCGCCCTCAGCGACACGATCGAAATCATCGGTTCGTTCTGGTACATCCCCGCGTTGCTGCTGGTGGGCATTTCGCTGTTCGCTACGTTCGTCTCGGCCGGCGACACCAGCACCGCCCTGCGCCAGTCACTGCTGTGCACGGTGCTGCTGGTGTTGTGCATGGTGATCAACGGTCTGGTACGCCGCCACGCGCTCAAGCCGCAACGCGGGCACAAGCGCCACGCGCTGTACTCCGAGCGCCTCAAAGGCTTCCTCTACACCTTGGCGCACCTGGCGGTGTGGCTGGTGTTTATCGAGTTGGGGCTGCGGGTGTGGGGCCTGTCGCTGATTCGCTTTACCGAAGGCGATGGCCATGAGGTCAGCGTCAAGCTGTTCGGCCTGGCGGGGACCCTGCTGTTTGCCTGGCTGATCTGGATTCTCAGCGACACCGCGATCCACCATGCGCTCACCCGTTCGCGCAAAGGGCTGGCCAACGCTCGCGCGCAGACCATGATGCCGTTGATCCGCAACGTGCTGTTCGTAACCATTTTTATCATCGCCGCCATCGTCGCCCTGGCGAACATGGGCATGAACGTCACGCCGCTGCTGGCCGGTGCCGGTGTGATCGGCCTGGCCATCGGCTTTGGTGCGCAATCGCTGGTGGCGGACTTGATCACCGGCTTGTTCATCATCATCGAGGACTCCCTGGCGATCGATGACTATGTGGACGTGGGCGGCCACCTCGGTACCGTCGAGGGCCTGACGATCCGCACGGTGCGCCTGCGCGACATCGACGGGATCGTGCACACCATCCCGTTCAGCGAGATCAAGAGCATCAAGAACTACTCGCGCGAGTTCGGCTACGCGATCTTCCGGGTGGCGATCCCTTACAACATGGAGATCGACGACGCCATCAAGCTGATGCGCGATGTCGGCCAGAAAATGCGCAACGACCCCCTGCAACGCCGCAACATCTGGTCGCCGTTGGAGATTCAGGGCGTGGAGAGCTTCGAGTCGGGCAGCGCGATTCTGCGTGCACGTTTCAAGACCGCGCCGATCAAGCAGTGGGAAGTGTCGCGGGCGTTCAACCTGTCGCTCAAGCGTCAACTGGATGAAGCCGGGCTGGACCTGGCGACGCCGCGGTTGAGTGTGCAGGTGGTGACGGGGGCTGCTGGGGCGGGGGGAAAAGAGAAGAGTGTCCAGTAG
- a CDS encoding MbtH family protein, with product MTSVFDRDDILFQVVVNHEEQYSIWPDYKAVPEGWRTVGKSGMKKECLAYIEEVWTDMRPLSLRQKMDGAALA from the coding sequence ATGACCTCAGTATTTGACCGCGACGACATCCTGTTTCAGGTAGTGGTCAACCATGAAGAACAGTATTCCATCTGGCCCGACTACAAGGCCGTGCCGGAAGGCTGGCGCACCGTGGGCAAGAGCGGCATGAAGAAAGAGTGCCTGGCGTACATTGAGGAGGTCTGGACTGATATGCGGCCGTTGAGTTTGCGGCAGAAGATGGATGGTGCTGCCCTGGCTTAA
- a CDS encoding aspartate aminotransferase family protein, with amino-acid sequence MSVATSRIEDAQVHETLYQFDDTPLLARQRQQESNARSYPRRIPLALKRAKGIYVEDVEGRSFIDCLAGAGTLALGHNHPVVIEAIQQVLADELPLHTLDLTTPVKDQFVQDLFGLLPPALAREAKIQFCGPTGTDAVEAALKLVRTATGRSTVLSFQGGYHGMSQGALSLMGSLGPKKPLGALLGNGVQFLPYPYDYRCPFGLGGAEGVRVNLHYLENLLNDPEAGVLLPAAVIVEVVQGEGGVIPADLDWLRGLRRITEQAGVALIVDEIQSGFARTGKMFAFEHAGIIPDVVVMSKAIGGSLPLAVVVYRDWLDTWLPGAHAGTFRGNQMAMAAGSAVMRYLKDHDLAGHAAAMGERLGEHLRILQRDFPHLGDIRGRGLMLGVELVEPDGLLDIQGHPPIHRQLAPLVQRECLKRGLILELGGRHGSVVRFLPPLVITAAEVDRVADIFGRALAAAVAGL; translated from the coding sequence ATGTCAGTCGCTACCAGCCGTATCGAAGACGCCCAGGTGCATGAAACGCTCTACCAGTTCGACGACACCCCGCTGCTCGCCCGTCAGCGCCAGCAGGAGTCCAACGCCCGCAGCTACCCGCGCCGTATACCTTTGGCGCTGAAACGCGCCAAAGGCATCTACGTGGAAGACGTCGAAGGCCGCAGTTTCATTGATTGCCTGGCCGGCGCCGGTACCCTGGCGCTGGGGCATAACCACCCGGTGGTGATCGAGGCCATCCAGCAGGTGCTGGCCGATGAATTGCCGCTGCATACCCTGGACCTGACCACGCCGGTCAAGGACCAGTTCGTGCAGGACCTGTTCGGCCTGTTGCCGCCAGCGCTGGCACGGGAAGCGAAGATCCAGTTCTGCGGCCCCACCGGCACCGATGCCGTCGAAGCCGCCTTGAAGCTGGTGCGTACCGCCACCGGGCGCAGCACCGTGTTGTCATTCCAGGGCGGTTACCATGGCATGAGCCAGGGCGCGTTGAGCCTGATGGGCAGCCTGGGGCCGAAAAAACCCTTGGGCGCGTTGCTCGGCAATGGCGTGCAATTCCTGCCGTACCCTTACGACTACCGTTGCCCGTTCGGTCTGGGCGGCGCGGAAGGTGTGCGGGTCAACCTGCATTACCTGGAAAACCTGCTGAATGACCCGGAAGCGGGCGTATTGCTGCCGGCCGCAGTGATCGTCGAAGTGGTGCAGGGCGAAGGCGGGGTGATCCCGGCTGATCTGGACTGGCTGCGCGGCCTGCGCCGCATCACCGAGCAAGCGGGCGTGGCGTTGATCGTCGATGAGATCCAGAGCGGGTTCGCCCGCACGGGCAAGATGTTCGCCTTCGAACACGCGGGCATCATCCCGGATGTGGTGGTGATGTCCAAGGCCATCGGCGGTAGCCTGCCACTGGCGGTGGTGGTGTATCGCGACTGGCTCGACACCTGGCTGCCGGGTGCGCATGCCGGGACCTTCCGTGGCAACCAGATGGCGATGGCGGCGGGTTCGGCGGTGATGCGCTACCTCAAAGACCACGACCTGGCCGGCCACGCGGCGGCCATGGGTGAGCGCCTGGGTGAACACCTGCGCATCCTGCAACGCGACTTCCCGCACCTGGGGGATATTCGCGGCCGCGGGCTGATGCTCGGCGTGGAACTGGTTGAGCCCGATGGCCTACTCGACATTCAAGGCCACCCACCCATCCATCGCCAACTGGCGCCGCTGGTGCAGCGCGAATGCCTCAAGCGCGGGCTGATCCTTGAGCTGGGCGGGCGGCATGGCAGCGTGGTGCGCTTCCTGCCGCCGCTGGTGATCACCGCCGCCGAAGTCGACCGGGTCGCGGATATCTTCGGGCGCGCGTTGGCGGCGGCGGTCGCCGGCCTCTAA
- a CDS encoding N-acetylmuramoyl-L-alanine amidase: MLVIDTSFPATGFNERNGEPVEQVILHYTAAPFGSSLRTLTRDGVSAHYLLPDPDEPSYRAAGYEELRVFRLVAEKQRAWHAGVSHWAGRDNLNSRSIGVEIVNLARYDGGVFTFPSYGEEQTDVLIALVRDILGRYPQVGPTDILGHSDVAYARKSDPGPQLPWRRLHEAGVGAWFDETTRAMYQRRFCTGLPSEVEVERAFQRYGYAPAKNRQGFEQRTRAFQMHFRPRDYCGVLDAETCAILYALNEKYLGL, encoded by the coding sequence ATGTTGGTCATTGATACCAGTTTTCCTGCCACGGGCTTCAACGAACGTAACGGCGAGCCTGTTGAGCAGGTGATTTTGCATTACACCGCGGCGCCCTTTGGCTCCTCCCTGCGCACCCTGACCCGGGACGGGGTCAGCGCGCACTATCTGCTGCCCGATCCAGATGAGCCAAGCTACCGCGCTGCCGGTTATGAAGAGCTGCGGGTGTTTCGCCTGGTGGCGGAAAAACAGCGCGCCTGGCATGCCGGGGTCAGCCATTGGGCGGGGCGCGATAACCTCAATAGCCGTTCGATTGGCGTCGAAATCGTCAACCTGGCGCGGTATGACGGCGGGGTGTTCACTTTTCCGTCATACGGCGAGGAACAGACTGACGTGTTGATAGCGCTGGTTCGCGACATCCTTGGGCGTTATCCACAAGTTGGGCCCACCGACATCCTCGGGCATTCGGACGTGGCGTATGCGCGCAAGAGCGATCCGGGGCCGCAACTGCCCTGGCGTCGCTTGCATGAGGCAGGCGTGGGTGCCTGGTTCGATGAGACGACGCGGGCGATGTATCAACGAAGGTTTTGCACCGGGTTGCCCTCGGAAGTCGAGGTGGAGCGGGCGTTTCAGCGCTACGGCTATGCGCCGGCGAAGAATCGGCAGGGGTTTGAACAGAGAACGCGGGCGTTTCAGATGCACTTTCGCCCGCGTGATTACTGCGGGGTTCTGGACGCAGAGACCTGCGCGATTCTGTACGCGCTAAATGAAAAGTACCTCGGACTCTGA
- a CDS encoding ATP-binding protein, translating into MNSLRLRLTFKLGAAFVLIWAFAAAWMLNDLRNQMMFSLDQRLVASARMVAGLTEQMPGLASESAGAHSHGSLNIPGGMACQVSSLRGEVLARSHATPDEGLESRVSGFRDQVIDGVNWRSFTLSRGDLLITTADRQVEREALNLSILLAASVPVGVAMLGCLCLLWLGIGQSLLPLNRMRDALMRRSADSLEPLQIHPLPSELKPLLDTQNQLLQRIAKTLERERRLTGDAAHELRSPLTAIKTHLQVARMTEGAARDQSLAHAEEGADRLHRTLEQLLLLARVEGSLSFDDGLQSSAEEVARLAIQDANAGDNARIDLILHDNLCTTPVDMPVGLAVAALRNLLDNALRHTPTDTRVELSVFTHADNVVFRVRDHGKQILPEDLQYLTQRFWRNGNSEGCGLGLAIVQAIVQRCSCSLKFDSQADGLRVELGMPLRR; encoded by the coding sequence GTGAACAGCCTGCGCCTGCGCCTGACGTTCAAGCTGGGCGCCGCCTTTGTGCTGATCTGGGCCTTCGCGGCGGCCTGGATGCTCAACGATTTGCGCAACCAGATGATGTTCTCCCTCGACCAGCGCCTGGTGGCCTCGGCGCGCATGGTGGCAGGGCTCACCGAGCAGATGCCGGGGTTGGCCAGTGAGAGCGCTGGCGCGCATTCCCATGGCAGCTTGAATATACCGGGGGGCATGGCGTGCCAGGTCAGCTCCTTGCGCGGCGAAGTGCTGGCGCGCAGCCACGCCACCCCGGATGAAGGGCTGGAGTCGCGGGTGAGTGGTTTTCGGGACCAAGTGATCGATGGCGTGAATTGGCGCAGTTTTACCCTGTCCCGTGGCGACCTGTTGATCACCACCGCCGACCGCCAAGTGGAGCGCGAGGCGCTGAACCTGTCGATCCTGCTGGCGGCGTCGGTGCCGGTGGGGGTGGCGATGCTGGGCTGCCTGTGCCTGTTGTGGCTGGGCATCGGCCAGAGCCTGCTGCCGCTCAACCGCATGCGTGATGCGTTGATGCGTCGCAGTGCCGACTCCCTTGAGCCGCTGCAGATCCACCCGCTGCCCAGCGAACTCAAGCCGTTGCTCGACACCCAGAACCAACTGTTGCAACGCATCGCCAAGACCCTCGAGCGCGAACGCCGCCTCACCGGGGACGCGGCCCATGAACTGCGCAGCCCGCTGACGGCGATCAAGACCCACCTGCAAGTGGCGCGTATGACCGAGGGCGCGGCCCGCGATCAGTCCCTGGCCCACGCCGAGGAGGGCGCCGACCGCCTGCATCGCACCCTGGAGCAATTGCTGTTGCTGGCGCGAGTGGAAGGCAGCCTGTCATTCGACGATGGGCTGCAATCCAGCGCCGAAGAAGTGGCACGGCTGGCAATCCAGGACGCGAACGCCGGCGACAACGCGCGCATTGACTTAATCCTGCACGACAACCTCTGCACCACCCCCGTAGACATGCCGGTCGGCCTGGCGGTCGCGGCCCTGCGCAACCTGCTGGACAACGCCTTGCGCCACACCCCGACGGATACGCGGGTGGAACTCAGCGTGTTTACCCACGCCGATAACGTGGTGTTCCGCGTCCGTGACCACGGCAAGCAAATCTTGCCCGAGGACCTGCAATACCTGACCCAACGCTTCTGGCGCAATGGCAACAGCGAAGGCTGCGGGCTGGGCCTGGCGATCGTCCAGGCCATCGTGCAGCGTTGTTCGTGCTCGCTGAAGTTCGACAGCCAGGCGGATGGCCTGCGCGTCGAATTGGGCATGCCGCTGCGGCGCTGA
- a CDS encoding response regulator produces the protein MHVLVCEDDELIASGIVAGLTAQGFTVERVATAGAARAMLRAATFDIMVLDLGLPDEDGLKLLQQQRSQGLEIPVLILTARDSVTNRVDGLQAGADDYLLKPFDLRELAARLQTLLRRVAGRRVNLIEHGRLAYDPSSRETFLGGQPVDLSRREQALLQALLHNKGRVLSSEQLKDSVYGFNDELESNALNVHIHHLRRKLGNGIVETVRGLGYRLGPADGGEDAP, from the coding sequence ATGCACGTACTGGTCTGTGAAGACGACGAACTGATCGCCAGCGGCATCGTGGCCGGCCTGACCGCCCAGGGGTTTACCGTCGAGCGCGTGGCCACGGCCGGCGCCGCGCGGGCCATGCTCAGGGCGGCCACGTTCGACATCATGGTGCTCGACCTCGGCCTGCCCGACGAGGATGGCCTTAAGCTGCTGCAGCAGCAGCGCAGCCAGGGCCTGGAAATCCCGGTGCTGATCCTCACCGCGCGCGACTCGGTGACCAACCGCGTCGACGGCCTGCAAGCCGGCGCCGACGACTACCTGCTCAAGCCCTTCGACCTGCGCGAGCTCGCCGCGCGCCTGCAAACCCTGCTGCGGCGGGTGGCGGGGCGCCGGGTCAACCTGATCGAACATGGCCGCCTGGCCTACGACCCCAGCAGCCGCGAAACTTTCTTGGGCGGCCAGCCGGTGGACCTGTCGCGCCGTGAGCAGGCGCTGCTGCAAGCCCTGCTGCACAACAAGGGCCGCGTGCTGTCCAGCGAGCAGCTCAAGGACAGCGTCTACGGCTTCAATGACGAGTTGGAAAGCAACGCCTTGAACGTGCATATCCATCACCTGCGGCGCAAATTGGGCAACGGCATTGTCGAGACCGTGCGCGGCCTGGGCTACCGCCTGGGCCCGGCTGACGGGGGCGAGGACGCCCCGTGA
- the dsbD gene encoding protein-disulfide reductase DsbD has product MRHLFTFLLVLFAGFAQAAPGNPFETKPDFLPVGKAFTFTSERLESGETQLYWQIADGYYLYQQRMKFDGLAEKPVLPEGEAHSDEFFGEQQVYRQGLEVKIPAGATGQVKLGWQGCADAGLCYPPQSITVDLGGNPAAAATAQAQDQSLASGLQQRSLGWSLLLFFGLGLLLAFAPCSLPMLPILAGLVVGSGASPRRGFALASSYVVCMALVYAALGVLAALLGGNLAALLQTPWILGSFAALFVILALPMFGFFELQLPAFLRDRLDSVSRQQSGGSLVGAGVLGALSGLLVGPCMTAPLAGALLYIAQTGNALHGGLILFAMGIGIGIPLLLLVTVGNRFLPKPGTWMNVLKGIFGFLFLGTAVLMIRPVVGDTLWIGLWGALALVMAYCGWTLAREYGLAAKVFGAGSLVLGLWGAALVVGAAGGSDDLWQPLQVYSGSRAAAASTAHDAFMTINDPAVLQNQLDSAKAQGQWVLVDYYADWCVSCKIMEKQVFGKPEVLDALKDVRLLRLDVTADNAASRELLGRYKVPGPPSFVWIGPDGAERRAQRITGEVDAAAFLQRWTQTRDAL; this is encoded by the coding sequence ATGCGGCATCTGTTTACCTTTTTGCTGGTGTTGTTCGCGGGGTTCGCCCAGGCCGCGCCGGGCAACCCGTTTGAAACAAAACCCGACTTCCTCCCGGTGGGCAAAGCCTTCACCTTTACCTCCGAACGTCTTGAAAGCGGCGAAACCCAGCTGTATTGGCAGATTGCCGATGGCTATTACCTTTACCAGCAGCGCATGAAGTTCGACGGCCTGGCCGAAAAACCCGTGCTGCCCGAGGGTGAAGCCCATAGCGATGAGTTCTTCGGCGAGCAGCAAGTGTATCGCCAGGGCCTGGAAGTGAAGATTCCGGCCGGCGCCACCGGCCAGGTCAAGCTGGGCTGGCAGGGCTGCGCGGATGCGGGCCTGTGCTACCCGCCGCAGTCGATCACCGTGGACCTGGGCGGCAACCCCGCGGCGGCGGCCACAGCCCAAGCCCAGGACCAGAGCCTGGCCAGCGGCTTGCAGCAACGCAGCCTGGGCTGGAGCCTGCTGCTGTTCTTTGGCCTGGGCCTGCTGCTGGCGTTTGCACCGTGCTCCTTGCCGATGCTGCCGATTCTCGCCGGCCTGGTGGTGGGCAGCGGCGCCAGCCCCCGTCGCGGCTTTGCCTTGGCCAGCAGCTACGTGGTGTGCATGGCGCTGGTGTATGCGGCACTGGGTGTGTTGGCCGCATTGCTCGGCGGCAACCTCGCCGCGTTGCTGCAAACGCCGTGGATCCTCGGCAGTTTCGCGGCCCTGTTCGTGATTCTGGCCCTGCCGATGTTCGGCTTCTTTGAACTGCAACTGCCCGCGTTCCTGCGTGACCGCCTCGACAGTGTCAGTCGTCAACAAAGCGGCGGCAGCCTGGTGGGTGCGGGCGTTCTCGGCGCACTGTCCGGCCTGCTGGTCGGCCCGTGCATGACCGCCCCCCTGGCCGGCGCCCTGCTCTATATCGCCCAGACCGGCAATGCGCTGCATGGCGGCCTGATCCTGTTCGCCATGGGCATCGGTATTGGCATTCCGCTGTTGCTGCTGGTGACCGTGGGCAACCGCTTCCTGCCCAAGCCGGGTACCTGGATGAATGTGCTCAAGGGCATCTTCGGCTTCCTGTTCCTCGGCACCGCCGTGCTGATGATTCGCCCAGTGGTCGGCGACACCCTGTGGATCGGCCTGTGGGGCGCACTCGCGCTGGTGATGGCTTACTGCGGTTGGACGTTGGCCCGCGAATACGGCCTGGCCGCCAAAGTGTTTGGCGCCGGCTCCCTGGTGCTCGGCCTGTGGGGCGCCGCGCTGGTGGTGGGCGCGGCGGGTGGCAGCGATGACCTGTGGCAACCACTGCAGGTCTACAGCGGCTCGCGGGCCGCCGCCGCATCGACCGCCCACGACGCCTTCATGACGATCAACGACCCTGCCGTGCTGCAAAACCAGCTCGACAGCGCCAAGGCCCAGGGCCAGTGGGTGCTGGTGGACTATTACGCGGACTGGTGCGTGTCATGCAAGATCATGGAAAAACAGGTATTCGGCAAACCTGAAGTGCTCGACGCCCTGAAAGACGTGCGTCTGCTGCGCCTCGACGTCACCGCTGACAACGCCGCCAGCCGCGAGCTGCTCGGCCGCTACAAAGTGCCTGGCCCACCGAGCTTCGTGTGGATCGGCCCGGACGGCGCAGAACGCCGCGCCCAACGCATCACCGGCGAAGTGGATGCCGCCGCCTTCCTGCAACGCTGGACGCAAACCCGGGACGCCCTCTGA